agaaatgtatttaggaAAGAACAAGCTCTGCGTTTCATGAATTTCCTTTAATAACGAAAttagaaatagagcaacagaaaaacataagaatgggtaaTAAATGCATTTTGTGGACTTCCTTTTCTTCGANNNNNNNNNNNNNNNNNNNNNNNNNNNNNNNNNNNNNNNNNNNNNNNNNNNNNNNNNNNNNNNNNNNNNNNNNNNNNNNNNNNNNNNNNNNNNNNNNNNNNNNNNNNNNNNNNNNNNNNNNNNNNNNNNNNNNNNNNNNNNNNNNNNNNNNNNNNNNNNNNNNNNNNNNNNNNNNNNNNNNNNNNNNNNNNNNNNNNNNNNNNNNNNNNNNNNNNNNNNNNNNNNNNNNNNNNNNNNNNNNNNNNNNNNNNNNNNNNNNNNNNNNNNNNNNNNNNNNNNNNNNNNNNNNNNNNNNNNNNNNNNNNNNNNNNNNNNNNNNNNNNNNNNNNNNNNNNNNNNNNNNNNNNNNNNNNNNNNNNNNNNNNNNNNNNNNNNNNNNNNNNNNNNNNNNNNNNNNNNNNNNNNNNNNNNNNNNNNNNNNNNNNNNNNNNNNNNNNNNNNNNNNNNNNNNNNNNNNNNNNNNNNNNNNNNNNNNNNNNNNNNNNNNNNNNNNNNNNNNNNNNNNNNNNNNNNNNNNNNNNNNNNNNNNNNNNNNNNNNNNNNNNNNNNNNNNNNNNNNNNNNNNNNNNNNNNNNNNNNNNNNNNNNNNNNNNNNNNNNNNNNNNNNNNNNNNNNNNNNNNNNNNNNNNNNNNNNNNNNNNNNNNNNNNNNNNNNNNNNNNNNNNNNNNNNNNNNNNNNNNNNNNNNNNNNNNNNNNNNNNNNNNNNNNNNNNNNNNNNNNNNNNNNNNNNNNNNNNNNNNNNNNNNNNNNNNNNNNNNNNNNNNNNNNNNNNNNNNNNNNNNNNNNNNNNNNNNNNNNNNNNNNNNNNNNNNNNNNNNNNNNNNNNNNNNNNNNNNNNNNNNNNNNNNNNNNNNNNNNNNNNNNNNNNNNNNNNNNNNNNNNNNNNNNNNNNNNNNNNNNNNNNNNNNNNNNNNNNNNNNNNNNNNNNNNNNNNNNNNNNNNNNNNNNNNNNNNNNNNNNNNNNNNNNNNNNNNNNNNNNNNNNNNNNNNNNNNNNNNNNNNNNNNNNNNNNNNNNNNNNNNNNNNNNNNNNNNNNNNNNNNNNNNNNNNNNNNNNNNNNNNNNNNNNNNNNNNNNNNNNNNNNNNNNNNNNNNNNNNNNNNNNNNNNNNNNNNNNNNNNNNNNNNNNNNNNNNNNNNNNNNNNNNNNNNNNNNNNNNNNNNNNNNNNNNNNNNNNNNNNNNNNNNNNNNNNNNNNNNNNNNNNNNNNNNNNNNNNNNNNNNNNNNNNNNNNNNNNNNNNNNNNNNNNNNNNNNNNNNNNNNNNNNNNNNNNNNNNNNNNNNNNNNNNNNNNNNNNNNNNNNNNNNNNNNNNNNNNNNNNNNNNNNNNNNNNNNNNNNNNNNNNNNNNNNNNNNNNNNNNNNNNNNNNNNNNNNNNNNNNNNNNNNNNNNNNNNNNNNNNNNNNNNNNNNNNNNNNNNNNNNNNNNNNNNNNNNNNNNNNNNNNNNNNNNNNNNNNNNNNNNNNNNNNNNNNNNNNNNNNNNNNNNNNNNNNNNNNNNNNNNNNNNNNNNNNNNNNNNNNNNNNNNNNNNNNNNNNNNNNNNNNNNNNNNNNNNNNNNNNNNNNNNNNNNNNNNNNNNNNNNNNNNNNNNNNNNNNNNNNNNNNNNNNNNNNNNNNNNNNNNNNNNNNNNNNNNNNNNNNNNNNNNNNNNNNNNNNNNNNNNNNNNNNNNNNNNNNNNNNNNNNNNNNNNNNNNNNNNNNNNNNNNNNNNNNNNNNNNNNNNNNNNNNNNNNNNNNNNNNNNNNNNNNNNNNNNNNNNNNNNNNNNNNNNNNNNNNNNNNNNNNNNNNNNNNNNNNNNNNNNNNNNNNNNNNNNNNNNNNNNNNNNNNNNNNNNNNNNNNNNNNNNNNNNNNNNNNNNNNNNNNNNNNNNNNNNNNNNNNNNNNNNNNNNNNNNNNNNNNNNNNNNNNNNNNNNNNNNNNNNNNNNNNNNNNNNNNNNNNNNNNNNNNNNNNNNNNNNNNNNNNNNNNNNNNNNNNNNNNNNNNNNNNNNNNNNNNNNNNNNNNNNNNNNNNNNNNNNNNNNNNNNNNNNNNNNNNNNNNNNNNNNNNNNNNNNNNNNNNNNNNNNNNNNNNNNNNNNNNNNNNNNNNNNNNNNNNNNNNNNNNNNNNNNNNNNNNNNNNNNNNNNNNNNNNNNNNNNNNNNNNNNNNNNNNNNNNNNNNNNNNNNNNNNNNNNNNNNNNNNNNNNNNNNNNNNNNNNNNNNNNNNNNNNNNNNNNNNNNNNNNNNNNNNNNNNNNNNNNNNNNNNNNNNNNNNNNNNNNNNNNNNNNNNNNNNNNNNNNNNNNNNNNNNNNNNNNNNNNNNNNNNNNNNNNNNNNNNNNNNNNNNNNNNNNNNNNNNNNNNNNNNNNNNNNNNNNNNNNNNNNNNNNNNNNNNNNNNNNNNNNNNNNNNNNNNNNNNNNNNNNNNNNNNNNNNNNNNNNNNNNNNNNNNNNNNNNNNNNNNNNNNNNNNNNNNNNNNNNNNNNNNNNNNNNNNNNNNNNNNNNNNNNNNNNNNNNNNNNNNNNNNNNNNNNNNNNNNNNNNNNNNNNNNNNNNNNNNNNNNNNNNNNNNNNNNNNNNNNNNNNNNNNNNNNNNNNNNNNNNNNNNNNNNNNNNNNNNNNNNNNNNNNNNNNNNNNNNNNNNNNNNNNNNNNNNNNNNNNNNNNNNNNNNNNNNNNNNNNNNNNNNNNNNNNNNNNNNNNNNNNNNNNNNNNNNNNNNNNNNNNNNNNNNNNNNNNNNNNNNNNNNNNNNNNNNNNNNNNNNNNNNNNNNNNNNNNNNNNNNNNNNNNNNNNNNNNNNNNNNNNNNNNNNNNNNNNNNNNNNNNNNNNNNNNNNNNNNNNNNNNNNNNNNNNNNNNNNNNNNNNNNNNNNNNNNNNNNNNNNNNNNNNNNNNNNNNNNNNNNNNNNNNNNNNNNNNNNNNNNNNNNNNNNNNNNNNNNNNNNNNNNNNNNNNNNNNNNNNNNNNNNNNNNNNNNNNNNNNNNNNNNNNNNNNNNNNNNNNNNNNNNNNNNNNNNNNNNNNNNNNNNNNNNNNNNNNNNNNNNNNNNNNNNNNNNNNNNNNNNNNNNNNNNNNNNNNNNNNNNNNNNNNNNNNNNNNNNNNNNNNNNNNNNNNNNNNNNNNNNNNNNNNNNNNNNNNNNNNNNNNNNNNNNNNNNNNNNNNNNNNNNNNNNNNNNNNNNNNNNNNNNNNNNNNNNNNNNNNNNNNNNNNNNNNNNNNNNNNNNNNNNNNNNNNNNNNNNNNNNNNNNNNNNNNNNNNNNNNNNNNNNNNNNNNNNNNNNNNNNNNNNNNNNNNNNNNNNNNNNNNNNNNNNNNNNNNNNNNNNNNNNNNNNNNNNNNNNNNNNNNNNNNNNNNNNNNNNNNNNNNNNNNNNNNNNNNNNNNNNNNNNNNNNNNNNNNNNNNNNNNNNNNNNNNNNNNNNNNNNNNNNNNNNNNNNNNNNNNNNNNNNNNNNNNNNNNNNNNNNNNNNNNNNNNNNNNNNNNNNNNNNNNNNNNNNNNNNNNNNNNNNNNNNNNNNNNNNNNNNNNNNNNNNNNNNNNNNNNNNNNNNNNNNNNNNNNNNNNNNNNNNNNNNNNNNNNNNNNNNNNNNNNNNNNNNNNNNNNNNNNNNNNNNNNNNNNNNNNNNNNNNNNNNNNNNNNNNNNNNNNNNNNNNNNNNNNNNNNNNNNNNNNNNNNNNNNNNNNNNNNNNNNNNNNNNNNNNNNNNNNNNNNNNNNNNNNNNNNNNNNNNNNNNNNNNNNNNNNNNNNNNNNNNNNNNNNNNNNNNNNNNNNNNNNNNNNNNNNNNNNNNNNNNNNNNNNNNNNNNNNNNNNNNNNNNNNNNNNNNNNNNNNNNNNNNNNNNNNNNNNNNNNNNNNNNNNNNNNNNNNNNNNNNNNNNNNNNNNNNNNNNNNNNNNNNNNNNNNNNNNNNNNNNNNNNNNNNNNNNNNNNNNNNNNNNNNNNNNNNNNNNNNNNNNNNNNNNNNNNNNNNNNNNNNNNNNNNNNNNNNNNNNNNNNNNNNNNNNNNNNNNNNNNNNNNNNNNNNNNNNNNNNNNNNNNNNNNNNNNNNNNNNNNNNNNNNNNNNNNNNNNNNNNNNNNNNNNNNNNNNNNNNNNNNNNNNNNNNNNNNNNNNNNNNNNNNNNNNNNNNNNNNNNNNNNNNNNNNNNNNNNNNNNNNNNNNNNNNNNNNNNNNNNNNNNNNNNNNNNNNNNNNNNNNNNNNNNNNNNNNNNNNNNNNNNNNNNNNNNNNNNNNNNNNNNNNNNNNNNNNNNNNNNNNNNNNNNNNNNNNNNNNNNNNNNNNNNNNNNNNNNNNNNNNNNNNNNNNNNNNNNNNNNNNNNNNNNNNNNNNNNNNNNNNNNNNNNNNNNNNNNNNNNNNNNNNNNNNNNNNNNNNNNNNNNNNNNNNNNNNNNNNNNNNNNNNNNNNNNNNNNNNNNNNNNNNNNNNNNNNNNNNNNNNNNNNNNNNNNNNNNNNNNNNNNNNNNNNNNNNNNNNNNNNNNNNNNNNNNNNNNNNNNNNNNNNNNNNNNNNNNNNNNNNNNNNNNNNNNNNNNNNNNNNNNNNNNNNNNNNNNNNNNNNNNNNNNNNNNNNNNNNNNNNNNNNNNNNNNNNNNNNNNNNNNNNNNNNNNNNNNNNNNNNNNNNNNNNNNNNNNNNNNNNNNNNNNNNNNNNNNNNNNNNNNNNNNNNNNNNNNNNNNNNNNNNNNNNNNNNNNNNNNNNNNNNNNNNNNNNNNNNNNNNNNNNNNNNNNNNNNNNNNNNNNNNNNNNNNNNNNNNNNNNNNNNNNNNNNNNNNNNNNNNNNNNNNNNNNNNNNNNNNNNNNNNNNNNNNNNNNNNNNNNNNNNNNNNNNNNNNNNNNNNNNNNNNNNNNNNNNNNNNNNNNNNNNNNNNNNNNNNNNNNNNNNNNNNNNNNNNNNNNNNNNNNNNNNNNNNNNNNNNNNNNNNNNNNNNNNNNNNNNNNNNNNNNNNNNNNNNNNNNNNNNNNNNNNNNNNNNNNNNNNNNNNNNNNNNNNNNNNNNNNNNNNNNNNNNNNNNNNNNNNNNNNNNNNNNNNNNNNNNNNNNNNNNNNNNNNNNNNNNNNNNNNNNNNNNNNNNNNNNNNNNNNNNNNNNNNNNNNNNNNNNNNNNNNNNNNNNNNNNNNNNNNNNNNNNNNNNNNNNNNNNNNNNNNNNNNNNNNNNNNNNNNNNNNNNNNNNNNNNNNNNNNNNNNNNNNNNNNNNNACTCCCTCCCCGCCTGATTTCGGACGACTTCCTCTCGGCCTCAACGCACACAGGCCACTGCCTGCCTCTGAGGGCCCTAGCCACTCTCGACTGAGCAGACGGGGTCATGCAGCATCAGAGGGGCAAGCAGAGAGGTAACGAGATGAATCGGTCGAAGGTCACACCACCGGATCCACGGGTCAGAAGAACTCAGCAGCTCTTGGTCACCACGACCGTCCACGACCCTCCGGAGGAGCGGCTCTACGCTGCGGATGGACTCATAAGGACCGTAAAGCACAAGGAACATCGCACCTGCAAGAGACTGGAATTAGTGTATGGCATTTACTGTGTTCATCCTGTATAAAGGTAAAGTCCTGAAAGGAATTCCActgataaatttatagatatggaTGCACGACCAGACAGGAAGAAGGGCAGCGAATGAcgaaagcgaagaaggaaaaggacgacGAACCATTGATCAATCACATCAAAGCtgaaagaacaggaaagagacagaataaaccgaaaatgaaataagaacatagagcccaaaatataaaataaaatcacaagataaaattaaacataaaatgaaaCTTAATATCAGATACAAAACGTAAGAAATACAAAGGAACTttcaaaaaataaacttaaaattaatCTTACAATTAGaggacataaaaatacaaattaaacagaaaaacataaaagtaaactTAAAAGCTACGAACTTAAAAATTATACAACTccaaattacatttaaaatctagcacttacttgaaaaaaaaacaaataaaaagataaaccaacCACACGTTGGTAAAGTGTACATACATTGTCGTGGAATACAGAACCTATCATCTCGACTTGGACTGGAAGAATACAATTCAGATTAATACacgattaatgataatgttaatacgcACACTTGATACACCAATTTTCAAGCACTAATTCATTTTCAGAGCATCTTCTGTTACTTAGAACACTAAACACTTAGCACATATATCACAAAACCTCTCACTGACATAATCCTTCCAGCAAAGAGGGAGACCAATTTAGGCTAATCATCGTCAGGAGGTCGGCAAAAGGAGGCCAAGAGAGCAACTGCAATATCATCCGGTAGTCCATCTAAAGGAGGAGGATCGTCCACGTCCCCATCCTCATCTAGCTCGGCATCATCTGGCAGGTGGAGTTCATCATTCGTCCTGTAAGGCCTCAGCTGATTGAGGTGGTAAATCTTCTCCTTGTAAGGAGGAGGCAGTACTCTGACCAACCGTGTTACAGGACCTGTCTTCTTAAAAATACGAGCTGGACCAAACCTACGAGGTCCAAGGGCTCCACGCCGTCCTACTCCTGCCATGCGAGGAAGGTCTTTAAAGAGGACTAGATCACCGACCTCAGCAGCAAAGGTGGACTTTCGGGTTCGCCTATTATAATCCCGGGCCCAACCTTCCCTGGCCTGCACTGACCTCTCACGTcaatctctctagctctccttaACCTAGCAGCAAAAGATTGTGCTGCTTCATGATCAGTCTCCTCGTAATTGCTATTGCCAACAGGATAGGCGCCAATATGTCCAGTCAGCAAATAGAGAGGCTGATCACCCACTGAGCGGTGTACTGCACTGTTCATGGCCAAAGGAACATATGGCAAAAGTTTATCCCATTCTAAGGGAGAAGCCTCCAGAAGTGTTGCCAAGGCGTTTTTCACCACTCGGTTGGTGCGTTCAATCATCCCATTAGCTTGGGGATGGAAAGCAGTAGTGAAAATGGTTTGTACACTGGCTAACTCACAAACCCTCTTAAATAGATTGTTTTTAAATTCTCGGCCATTGTTTGTTTGTAATAAGCGAGGTGGCCCAAACACAGTCACAAACTGATTAATAAAGGCATCAGCCACAGTCTCTGCTTCCTTGGATGGCAAAGGTATCAACTGGACGTATCGAGTGAGTTGGTCTATGAAAGCCAGTACATATTTATTACCTTGTGAGGTCACTTCAAGTTCCATGAGGTCTGCAGATACCCTTTCCAGTGGGTAACTGGCCTGTGGTGCAGCAGCAAGAGGCGCATGATAAGCCATGCCCTTACGTTTCTGGCAAGATCGACATGTACCAACATATTCTTTCACTGTGGCCAACATGTTAGGGAAGTAAAAGTAATCCCTGAGCTTACAATACGTCCTGTAAACACACGGGTGACCTGCTGTTGCACCTGCATGAGCCAAATGCATGGCAGAGCCTCTAAGTGCCTTTGGCACAACCAACTGATGAAGCACTCAATCCGGGAGGTGACGGACATGGTACAGAACGCCATCTCGAAGCTCAACTCTTCAAGAGTAGAGGAGAGGCGCCGACGTGGCAAAGTCCTCCTTCCTCTAAATACCCAATCACCCTCTTTCTTTGCACAAGGGATCCTCAAGTTGGTGACGGCGCGATCGTCTGGATTCACTCTTGTGCAGTGTCCGTTGCAGCCAGCTGCACGACTCAACTGGTCTGGGACACGATGTTGTGTCCCTTGTTTGTAATTTTGAACATAATTCTAAAACTAGTTCGTGCGACCACCGAGTCATACGCAGACGTTTGGTCTCCTCCTGAACACATAGGTCAAAGGTCTATGTCTGTGTAGATGTAGAATGGTGCCCATACACATAGCAGTCGAAGACCCTTACcccctctactactactactgcaagtGGTCTCACAATCAATTGCAGGGTAACCGGCTCAGCATTCCTGATTTTGCGGCTGAAGTAACAACAAGGCTGACAAACAGACCAAACTTTCGTATCTTTGCATGTCAGGCTGGTAAGTTTGATGGCAATTTTGAATAATCTTTGATATGCCTTCCTAAGAAAGATGTGCACGCGAGAAAGCGGCGCACTTCCTTTTGGTTCCTACTGAGGCATCTTCTGTATTGCAACCACCTTATCTGGGTCAGGTTCACACCCTTGGGCGAGTCTTAAAGAAGCCCAGGACTTTGAATGTTTTCCTGTTGCAAAAACACATTTCTTCCTGTTGGCCTAAATCTGCCTTTAAAGAGTCACAGCGTCTCATCCAATGCTCCAGATGGTCATCAAATTACTGCGTGCACCACCACATCATCTACATAGCATGGTGTTGCCTGCCTAAAACAGATGAAGGCACACAGTAACAGCCCATTGAAATGTCGAAGGGGCGGGTTGCCAACCCAAATGGCAACTTCATGATCTGGAAAGTCGATGCCCATCTGAGAAATGCAGTCTTGGCCTATCCATCTGGATTGACATCTACTGTCCAGTAGGCACTGGGACATCCAGAGCAAGTAAACCACATTGTTCCATGCAGCTGATCAATAAGCTCATCGCATGCGTGGCATTGGATAGCATCCTGCTCTGTAATGCTGTTGAGACCTCTGTAGTCTATACAGAAACGGGTAGACACCATCTTGTCTTCTGACAGAGAGAGTAGGGGAAGCCAAGGAAGGTGGAATGCTCAATAACTCCCTGTGCAAGCATAATTGTCACATCCCTTCTACGAATGAACTGTTTAGGGTTTCTGGGAGACCCATTGCCGTACACATAGTTTGAACCtcaccctcttttgttttttttaatgtaatgtgAGATATCAGTACAGTTCCTAGCTTTTGGCCCGCGCATCAATAATTTACACATACTTAATAGTACCTTCCTCAGCTGCTGTTGCTGCCCAGAGTGAGGTGTCCCAGATCAACCCTCACTTAAAAGGATCACCAGCTCAGGCATCACCCAGCTTAACTCATCTTCCGGGCAATTACATCTGACCTGACAGTTCAACACCAAGTGGTGTTTGTGTCACCACATTGCAAGTTTGGAAGATCCACATCTGGCAGAATGATGTACTCATCTGCACTCCCAAAGTCACCAACCCATCAAGCTGTCAAAGTCTCATCAATAATCCCTTCACCCAGTTcaggatcatcattatcaacccaAGAAGAGCGACTGCGCCCCCAAAGCTTGCTCCTCTCAGCATACTGGAAGAAGTTTCCAGGAATGCTagcctttcgtttttttccagcACTTTACCCTATTTTGGTTCTATTTGCACTTGCCTAATTAAAAACAGCACCTTGGCACTGACCACTGAGCATATTC
Above is a window of Penaeus monodon isolate SGIC_2016 chromosome 34, NSTDA_Pmon_1, whole genome shotgun sequence DNA encoding:
- the LOC119594838 gene encoding uncharacterized protein LOC119594838, encoding MSQCLLDSRCQSRWIGQDCISQMGIDFPDHEVAIWANRKKCVFATGKHSKSWASLRLAQGCEPDPDKVVAIQKMPHLTCKDTKVWSVCQPCCYFSRKIRNAEPVTLQLIEETKRLRTQHRVPDQLSRAAGCNGHCTRVNPDDRAVTNLRIPCAKKEGDWLVVPKALRGSAMHLAHAGATAGHPCVYRTYCKLRDYFYFPNMLATVKEYVGTCRSCQKRKGMAYHAPLAAAPQASYPLERVSADLMELEVTSQGNKYVLAFIDQLTRYVQLIPLPSKEAETVADAFINQFVTVFGPPRLLQTNNGREFKNNLFKRVCELASVQTIFTTAFHPQANGMIERTNRVVKNALATLLEASPLEWDKLLPYVPLAMNSAVHRSVGDQPLYLLTGHIGAYPVGNSNYEETDHEAAQSFAARLRRAREIDVRGVGRRGALGPRRFGPARIFKKTGPVTRLVRVLPPPYKEKIYHLNQLRPYRTNDELHLPDDAELDEDGDVDDPPPLDGLPDDIAVALLASFCRPPDDD